A region of Legionella donaldsonii DNA encodes the following proteins:
- a CDS encoding Tim44 domain-containing protein: MSRVFSCLLIVFLTFGLVVNEAAAKRFGGGRSFGVQRSHSSLYNSHSAQTTKSFGQRAPNNKSKWGGVLGGLLAGGLLASLFMGNGLGSGLLSWLIVGSILFFLVGFLRRKMQPGFQSTQSNAFRQASPFNQTADAFRNNFQARGSSSAYPAGFVEESFLRDAKVKFIRLQAAYDQQNLADLTAFTAPEVFAEIKMQLEERGNEPNTTDVINLDAHLLDVSNQVDSIMASVRFTGTIKENGELTQLNEIWHFRKFNNNPDWVVGGIQQEVL; encoded by the coding sequence GTTTAGTAGTTAATGAAGCTGCTGCCAAGCGGTTTGGTGGCGGGAGGAGTTTTGGGGTACAACGTTCCCACAGTAGTTTATATAATTCCCATTCTGCACAAACAACCAAATCATTCGGGCAACGTGCCCCTAACAATAAAAGTAAGTGGGGTGGGGTGCTAGGGGGCTTATTGGCGGGTGGATTATTAGCCAGCCTGTTTATGGGCAATGGCTTGGGCAGTGGCTTATTATCCTGGCTCATTGTTGGTTCAATTCTCTTCTTTCTCGTTGGGTTTTTGCGCCGCAAAATGCAGCCTGGTTTTCAATCGACTCAATCGAATGCGTTTAGGCAAGCGTCTCCTTTTAATCAAACGGCTGATGCTTTTAGGAACAATTTTCAAGCACGCGGTAGTTCGTCTGCCTATCCAGCAGGATTTGTGGAGGAATCCTTTTTACGTGATGCCAAAGTCAAGTTCATTCGCTTACAGGCTGCTTATGATCAACAAAATCTCGCTGATCTGACTGCTTTTACGGCGCCTGAAGTCTTCGCTGAAATCAAAATGCAACTTGAGGAGCGTGGTAATGAACCCAATACCACAGACGTTATTAATCTGGATGCCCACTTGCTGGATGTTTCAAACCAGGTTGATTCAATAATGGCAAGTGTACGTTTTACCGGTACTATTAAGGAAAATGGTGAGCTAACCCAGTTAAATGAAATTTGGCATTTCCGTAAGTTCAACAATAATCCTGATTGGGTTGTTGGTGGTATACAACAAGAAGTACTGTAA